One part of the Diadema setosum chromosome 6, eeDiaSeto1, whole genome shotgun sequence genome encodes these proteins:
- the LOC140229704 gene encoding carbohydrate sulfotransferase 9-like — MHRSKANLRTSSGSTACDLRQLLASYWCSAASAGNPRDSSGKVLVMLKALLQETSPPMSIRDKQVARQETLRRECLRNNITSSPRLAESCGLFRVLPNQRTLLLLVPKCGGTNWGRLLLTINGFIPEDTKLAARKSNTLLKKHFQYLKNVNQSAKIFYTANFTKVIFVRNPFTHILAAFRDRLETYPNRNLGSRRHHNKKIYMEYGNHSKAEMPGKSVKSEMYNVTFKEFIDYYLAENRDIHWQDVYKLCNPCLGFDYIGKLETYTEDVIEALKLMGVDSKFHPYKSLDVSNSSDDAIVKKYYDTLSDEQFEKVRQRLSTDMAYFGYNVPVNIRRDHA; from the exons ATGCATAGATCCAAGGCCAACCTACGTACTTCAAGCGGGTCAACTGCTtgtgacttgcggcagctactggcatcctactggtgttctgcggcCTCTGcaggcaatccccgcgactcatctggaaaagttttggtcatgctcaaagcTCTGCTGCAG GAAACCTCACCACCGATGAGTATAAGAGACAAGCAGGTGGCTCGCCAAGAGACATTGCGGCGCGAGTGTTTGCGGAACAACATCACTTCCTCCCCGCGCCTTGCGGAATCCTGTGGCCTTTTCAGGGTCCTCCCGAATCAGCGGACACTGCTTCTCCTCGTCCCCAAGTGTGGCGGCACTAACTGGGGCAGACTCCTTCTCACCATCAACGGCTTTATACCTGAAGACACCAAACTGGCCGCAAGGAAATCCAACACGCTGTTaaagaaacattttcaataCCTGAAAAATGTAAACCAGAGTGCAAAGATATTCTACACTGCCAACTTTACGAAGGTTATCTTCGTTCGTAATCCATTCACTCATATTTTAGCTGCATTTCGAGATCGACTAGAGACCTATCCCAATAGAAATCTTGGTAGTCGTCGTCatcataataagaaaatatacatGGAATATGGAAATCACTCCAAAGCAGAAATGCCTGGCAAGTCggtaaaaagtgaaatgtataaCGTCACCTTTAAAGAATTTATAGACTACTACCTGGCCGAGAATCGTGACATTCACTGGCAGGACGTGTACAAGCTCTGCAACCCTTGCCTTGGTTTCGACTACATTGGCAAACTGGAGACGTATACTGAAGATGTCATTGAGGCTCTAAAGCTCATGGGCGTGGATTCTAAATTCCACCCATATAAGTCACTTGACGTTTCGAATAGCAGCGATGATGCCATCGTGAAAAAATATTATGACACGCTTTCTGATGAGCAGTTTGAAAAAGTCAGACAGAGGCTTTCCACCGACATGGCGTATTTTGGCTACAACGTGCCTGTGAACATAAGACGGGATCACGCTTGA